The proteins below are encoded in one region of Desulfovibrio sp. JC022:
- a CDS encoding efflux RND transporter periplasmic adaptor subunit, which translates to MDILIELTYAAIVFVAFKVLKIPVTKWTVTTAVVGGIFVVGGIFLCMAFYHPYTPNARIYFQTTPIVPQVRGKTIEVYVKPNTPLKAGDKLFAIDPTPYKARVGEVKAQLKFASQRLKESQELARHSAGSRYDVEQYQEEVNQLQSELEKAIFNLNSTVVVAPTDGWVTMLRLRPGMMAVPLPLRPVMTFVHAEDPMLVAAFKQNPLQNIKPDFNAEIIFPAIPGRAFKGKVTKIQEALAEGQLQPSGDLLSVSTHIPEGRVPVFIHITDDMSQYNLPLGSAAAVSVYSESMEPLALIRQVLLRMVSWRNIICFEAI; encoded by the coding sequence GTGGATATACTTATTGAATTAACCTACGCGGCTATTGTTTTTGTTGCCTTCAAAGTGCTTAAAATACCCGTAACAAAATGGACTGTGACCACTGCCGTAGTGGGCGGTATTTTTGTAGTAGGCGGTATATTTCTATGTATGGCCTTCTATCATCCCTACACCCCCAATGCGCGTATCTATTTCCAGACCACGCCCATTGTGCCGCAGGTTCGCGGCAAAACTATTGAAGTATACGTAAAGCCCAATACTCCGCTCAAAGCAGGAGACAAACTTTTTGCCATAGACCCGACACCGTATAAAGCAAGAGTGGGTGAAGTTAAAGCCCAGCTGAAATTTGCCAGCCAAAGACTCAAAGAATCTCAAGAGCTTGCAAGGCACTCCGCCGGTAGCAGATATGATGTTGAGCAATATCAGGAAGAAGTGAACCAATTGCAATCCGAGCTTGAAAAAGCAATCTTCAACCTGAATAGCACAGTGGTGGTTGCACCCACGGATGGCTGGGTTACTATGCTCAGACTGCGGCCCGGCATGATGGCAGTCCCCCTGCCCCTGCGCCCGGTAATGACCTTTGTCCATGCTGAAGACCCCATGCTGGTGGCGGCCTTTAAACAGAACCCGCTCCAGAACATTAAACCCGACTTCAATGCAGAGATAATCTTTCCGGCCATTCCGGGACGGGCTTTCAAAGGTAAAGTAACTAAAATTCAGGAAGCATTGGCCGAAGGACAACTCCAGCCTTCCGGAGACCTCCTGAGTGTTTCCACTCACATTCCCGAAGGCCGGGTTCCGGTTTTTATCCACATAACTGATGACATGTCCCAGTATAATCTACCCTTGGGTAGTGCCGCTGCGGTAAGTGTTTATAGTGAAAGCATGGAGCCACTGGCCCTGATCAGGCAGGTTTTGCTGCGCATGGTCAGCTGGCGGAACATCATCTGCTTTGAAGCTATTTAA
- a CDS encoding DUF3302 domain-containing protein — protein MIQTDSRILDYVGAGMLIFVFLVLVYGIIYIHDIPYGIAKKRNHPHQDAIHAAGWVSLFMLHAIWPFLWIWAMIHKPDMESDEAFVEHEVESPSTKEVAESEVKPEASEV, from the coding sequence ATGATTCAGACAGATTCCCGGATATTGGACTATGTCGGTGCCGGAATGCTGATCTTTGTATTTCTGGTTCTGGTGTATGGTATCATATACATCCACGATATCCCCTATGGCATAGCAAAAAAGCGTAACCACCCACATCAGGACGCCATCCATGCTGCCGGCTGGGTCAGCCTGTTTATGCTTCATGCAATTTGGCCTTTCCTCTGGATCTGGGCCATGATCCATAAACCGGACATGGAAAGTGACGAAGCCTTTGTAGAACATGAGGTTGAATCACCCTCTACAAAAGAAGTCGCTGAATCGGAAGTAAAGCCGGAAGCAAGTGAGGTATAG
- a CDS encoding nitrite reductase, which yields MDNIVAESLTAMPVERKDGTYALRIPLNQGQMNPGMLKTVMETMTKFNLTSLRVTTGQRLNLEGIPKDKLEEVVASLGTKIDKVPPTVGVCTGVGVCKYGMQDSRGMGKKLLEVIKQNGPYPFKIKSGVSGCKIACGFSHVRDIGLVGTPKGWDVLFGGGAARNVRAGVKIGTKLSGDEALALIEKALDFYKENGRKRERISGLVDRLGEEALLEAVK from the coding sequence ATGGATAATATTGTTGCTGAATCTCTTACTGCCATGCCCGTTGAGCGCAAAGACGGAACTTACGCCCTGCGTATTCCTCTGAATCAGGGGCAGATGAACCCCGGTATGCTGAAAACCGTCATGGAAACCATGACCAAATTTAATCTGACTTCCCTGCGCGTGACCACCGGGCAGCGTCTGAATCTGGAAGGAATTCCCAAGGACAAACTGGAAGAGGTTGTTGCCAGCCTCGGGACCAAGATCGATAAAGTTCCACCGACCGTAGGTGTCTGTACCGGCGTGGGTGTCTGTAAATACGGCATGCAGGACAGCCGCGGTATGGGTAAAAAACTGCTCGAAGTCATCAAACAGAACGGTCCTTATCCCTTCAAAATCAAAAGCGGTGTATCCGGCTGTAAGATTGCTTGCGGCTTCAGCCACGTGCGTGACATCGGTTTAGTTGGAACCCCCAAAGGTTGGGACGTTCTTTTCGGCGGCGGTGCAGCAAGAAACGTCCGTGCCGGAGTAAAGATCGGCACCAAACTGAGCGGTGATGAAGCCCTCGCACTGATCGAAAAGGCCCTTGATTTCTACAAAGAAAATGGCCGCAAACGTGAACGCATCAGCGGTCTGGTAGATCGTCTCGGTGAAGAAGCTTTGCTTGAAGCTGTTAAATAA
- a CDS encoding helix-turn-helix domain-containing protein, with protein MPEDRTHKVSCSSFTYELEVAFEILSGKWVPLIIWHLADGEPKRFGEMRRLMPKVTQKMLTQQLRALEKHGIVSRKVYQEVPPAVEYSLTEMGLKLIPIFESVNGWAVEYLDKRDG; from the coding sequence ATGCCTGAAGATAGAACGCACAAAGTGAGTTGCAGCAGCTTTACATATGAACTGGAAGTGGCCTTTGAAATCTTGTCCGGCAAATGGGTGCCGCTGATCATCTGGCACCTGGCGGACGGAGAACCCAAAAGATTCGGGGAAATGCGCAGGCTGATGCCCAAAGTGACCCAGAAAATGCTGACCCAGCAACTGCGAGCCTTAGAAAAACATGGCATAGTCAGCCGAAAAGTATATCAGGAAGTGCCCCCGGCAGTGGAATATTCACTCACCGAAATGGGGCTGAAGCTGATCCCCATCTTCGAGAGCGTAAATGGTTGGGCCGTGGAGTATCTGGATAAGCGGGACGGGTAA
- a CDS encoding iron-containing alcohol dehydrogenase, giving the protein MARFTIPREVYFGAGSIEELKNIKGNKAVIVISGGSVKRNGALDKIEGFLKEAGIETTLFEGVEADPSVATVRRGVKLMNDFQPDWIIGVGGGSPIDAAKAMWIFYENPEFTFEEAAKPFNLPELRKKARFAAVPTTSGTGTEVTAFSIITDNDTELKFPIADFNITPDLAIVDSDLAQSMPASLVAHTGMDALTHALEAYVSIMSNELTDCLAMKSMEMIQDELVASYKGVEEARDKMHISQCLAGMSFSNAILGIVHSMAHKTGHLFGVPHGCANAIYLPAAIRFNAEKAGEKYADAAKRLGLAGATTEELVDSLINFVKELNVAMQIPATLKEFGVNEDDFLANLDKISEGACADPCTSTNPREISVEQMKELFKESFYGK; this is encoded by the coding sequence ATGGCAAGATTTACCATCCCCCGTGAAGTATACTTTGGTGCAGGCAGCATTGAAGAGCTCAAGAATATTAAAGGAAACAAAGCTGTAATCGTTATCAGCGGCGGTTCTGTAAAAAGAAACGGTGCCCTTGATAAGATTGAAGGCTTCCTGAAGGAAGCTGGTATCGAAACCACCCTGTTCGAAGGTGTTGAGGCTGACCCTTCAGTTGCTACCGTTCGCCGTGGTGTAAAACTCATGAACGATTTCCAGCCTGACTGGATCATCGGTGTGGGCGGCGGTTCCCCTATCGATGCTGCTAAAGCAATGTGGATTTTCTACGAGAACCCCGAGTTCACCTTTGAAGAAGCTGCAAAGCCCTTCAACCTGCCTGAACTGCGCAAGAAAGCACGTTTCGCGGCTGTTCCCACCACCAGTGGTACCGGAACCGAGGTAACTGCGTTCTCCATCATTACCGACAATGATACTGAACTCAAGTTCCCCATTGCCGACTTCAACATCACCCCCGATCTGGCGATTGTTGACAGCGATCTGGCTCAGTCCATGCCCGCGTCCCTCGTGGCCCACACCGGTATGGATGCTTTGACCCATGCTCTGGAAGCTTACGTTTCCATCATGTCCAACGAACTGACCGATTGCCTTGCCATGAAATCCATGGAGATGATTCAGGACGAATTGGTTGCATCTTACAAAGGTGTTGAGGAAGCACGCGACAAAATGCACATTTCCCAGTGCCTTGCAGGTATGTCCTTCTCCAACGCAATTCTCGGAATTGTTCACAGTATGGCCCACAAGACCGGGCATCTTTTCGGTGTTCCCCACGGTTGCGCAAATGCCATTTATCTCCCGGCTGCTATCCGTTTCAATGCTGAAAAAGCAGGTGAAAAATACGCGGACGCCGCAAAGAGACTCGGTCTTGCCGGAGCTACCACTGAAGAACTGGTAGATTCCCTGATTAACTTTGTGAAGGAACTCAACGTGGCGATGCAGATTCCTGCAACCCTCAAAGAGTTCGGTGTTAACGAAGACGACTTCCTTGCCAATCTCGATAAGATTTCTGAAGGCGCATGCGCAGATCCCTGCACCAGCACCAACCCACGTGAGATTTCCGTTGAGCAGATGAAAGAACTGTTCAAGGAATCCTTTTACGGTAAATAA
- a CDS encoding NAD(P)-dependent oxidoreductase, which produces MGKHIIEEATRCLQCKKPLCSKGCPLGTPINKMIELLLDGKMQEAGAMLFENNPLSVVCSLICPHENFCEGHCILGRKSSPVQCSDIENYISRYYLAQFQPQKKKERKERIAVVGSGPAGITVAFILALKGYEVTIFESEDKIGGVLQYGIPEFRLPKDILEKLREVLIQLGVKIRPNMLIGPVISLDDLLRDGYKAIFIGTGVWNPRPLRLKGETLGHVHYAINYLKNPDVYQLGKKVAVIGAGNVAMDVARTALRKGAEEVTVLYRRGQEDMSATKYEQDYAKLDGVCFKFYHSPLELTEEGVICVRTEKQTGEDGKTKLVTVEGSEKLEEADSIFIAVSQAPRNNLTGIEIGKTGLVITDEEGRTTRDGIFASGDVVTGARTVAEAVRCSKNSAQAIMDYVEGL; this is translated from the coding sequence ATGGGAAAACACATCATTGAAGAGGCGACCCGTTGCCTGCAATGCAAGAAACCGCTTTGCAGCAAAGGCTGTCCCCTTGGAACACCTATCAATAAAATGATCGAACTTCTGCTGGACGGAAAAATGCAGGAGGCCGGGGCCATGCTTTTTGAGAACAACCCGCTTTCCGTGGTCTGTTCGCTCATCTGTCCTCATGAAAATTTCTGTGAAGGGCATTGCATTCTGGGGCGTAAAAGTTCCCCGGTGCAGTGCAGTGACATTGAGAACTACATCTCCCGCTACTATCTGGCCCAGTTTCAGCCGCAGAAGAAAAAGGAGCGCAAAGAGCGCATCGCCGTTGTCGGTTCCGGTCCGGCCGGGATCACTGTGGCTTTTATCTTAGCCCTTAAAGGGTATGAGGTGACCATCTTTGAATCTGAGGATAAGATCGGCGGGGTCCTGCAATATGGTATACCGGAATTCCGTCTGCCCAAGGATATCCTTGAAAAGCTGCGTGAAGTGCTCATTCAACTGGGCGTGAAAATTCGTCCCAATATGCTCATCGGCCCGGTTATAAGTCTCGATGATCTGTTGCGTGACGGCTACAAAGCGATCTTCATTGGCACCGGGGTCTGGAATCCGCGTCCGCTGAGGCTAAAAGGGGAAACCCTCGGGCATGTCCATTACGCGATTAACTACTTGAAAAATCCTGATGTCTACCAGCTCGGGAAGAAAGTGGCGGTCATCGGAGCCGGGAACGTGGCTATGGATGTGGCCCGCACCGCCCTGCGCAAAGGTGCGGAGGAAGTGACCGTGCTCTACCGCCGTGGTCAGGAAGATATGTCCGCCACCAAATATGAGCAGGATTACGCTAAGCTGGACGGGGTTTGCTTCAAATTTTATCATTCCCCGCTGGAGTTGACTGAAGAAGGAGTCATTTGCGTACGCACGGAAAAACAAACCGGGGAAGATGGCAAGACTAAGCTGGTCACTGTGGAAGGGTCGGAAAAATTGGAAGAGGCTGATTCCATCTTCATCGCAGTAAGTCAGGCACCGCGCAATAACCTTACCGGAATAGAAATCGGCAAGACCGGGCTGGTCATCACCGATGAGGAAGGCCGCACTACCCGCGATGGCATCTTCGCTTCCGGAGACGTAGTCACCGGAGCCAGAACCGTGGCCGAAGCCGTGCGCTGTTCCAAGAATTCCGCGCAGGCTATTATGGATTATGTGGAAGGGTTGTAA
- a CDS encoding SLATT domain-containing protein: MTDTSKLNKLVDIWKGRLLDAQMGHYIQSEKMGCRANWIGGAIIVFTVGITAFSLFEVPDKYDELGRWGLAGASGLVTILSAIQTFYKPGEKAEVHRAQAARYGAMKRKLEMAHGEDVDGLWDLRTTIRNVEKEWEGVALDSPLTKFAVIKEVESKKKILAEIKEKGIDRKAEKALKKLCTDTNELPL; the protein is encoded by the coding sequence ATGACTGATACTTCGAAGCTTAATAAGTTGGTGGATATCTGGAAGGGGCGTTTGCTTGATGCCCAGATGGGGCATTACATCCAAAGCGAAAAGATGGGTTGCAGGGCAAATTGGATTGGCGGGGCAATTATTGTTTTTACAGTAGGAATTACTGCATTTTCATTGTTTGAAGTTCCTGACAAGTATGATGAGCTTGGCAGATGGGGGCTGGCCGGAGCAAGTGGTTTGGTTACAATACTTTCGGCCATACAGACTTTTTATAAGCCCGGTGAGAAAGCCGAAGTTCACAGGGCACAGGCCGCCCGCTATGGTGCTATGAAGCGTAAGCTTGAGATGGCCCATGGCGAAGATGTTGACGGGCTTTGGGACTTACGCACAACCATACGCAATGTAGAAAAGGAATGGGAGGGCGTTGCCCTTGATTCTCCGCTGACCAAATTTGCTGTTATCAAAGAGGTTGAAAGCAAGAAAAAAATTCTGGCGGAAATAAAAGAAAAGGGAATTGATCGCAAAGCTGAAAAGGCATTGAAAAAGCTTTGCACAGATACGAATGAATTGCCTCTGTAA
- a CDS encoding SIR2 family protein: MKFVKDGPIIPNDLIQARDEGRAVFFCGAGVSKESAGICDFTELCERVAVTLQVQDESPVRTLMRQAKEINGLKLGSSLLSVDRIFGLLERDFYIKDIERAVAEALQPEAPGLAAHETLLKLATTPQDTVQLVTTNFDRLFSECNPDLNLIKPGNLPRIGEGEPLDGVVHLHGVVNRDYSGAENRFVLSSSQFGRAYLGEGWATDFFKAIVERYVVVFVGYSAEDAPVQYFLESLKFKESSSYQVYAFHDQATPDHWREKKITAIPYSSKNNFKELWDTLGAWARMVSEPEKWSREVLQLAARGPVGLTPYEREKVAGFVVTEKGARQFAAVNPPIEWICVFDKFRRYARPGYTDDLTEGKEVDPFERYSLASDIPPVRKKNNNDLNVPEAVWDIFDNELQLPAQNISQPSIHLNKAAQVSGSVEKIISWLAENVDDPAVIWWVVSKEDLHPWVKGTLKFEVRRKREQMDITLLESWYRIFEVWQSGKSERDYDSSIFELTSIIKERGWSKHLLHRWAEAIRPYFKAGHYTLRWAVPPVRESRPDGMVNFDVAYPRLSFKFSPPIEWLPYALSLLRNNLLLAEAWELEYGRYRVSHIGTMHPGKDDSTLVDGSDLKGWVYVFKSWFTSLIENNESAARKEFMSWAYEDSPIFDSFKLWCCSLPDFLSPDEAGESLLGISEESFWDNYKQRDLLIALKDRWGDLSNTHRSQLEKRLLAGEDKWEGIDEKDFEIGWAAGILERIHWLYSRGCRFSFDLDEETKKLKYSCPDWTFKHSERADRSWGMKVSSYSTDLDFSCLANIQLVEVLSRAKEYSVEDWENKVQKRPFKGLCQNRPVRALSALRAAADSEDAAWGWNEFLNSCGEVKSKERFAILVALRLCELPVELLGKVLYHVSSWFSGNSVILREQNNDVYLKLFNVLLQAIEGQEGKEDLAVDSDAESKDWSSRLWNSPVRHILESLESDPRLRDKSCTAENLKDWFALLERVLNLPGTGKLYAINHLTGNLDWYYRIDPTWTEINLLYVFEEDTQNTKDAFWSGFLRGNYLTDESLFERIKPSLLHFTENFRGKVGYYGYSLLPELLLNSWAGEAVDYHNLISDDEMRKVFVNCGDGLRCEILNRIKWLSKSSKSIQRENWGALQAEFVRRTWPKEKTVRTPEVQKGLFKLLFSSPDFFVEKAEAILPHLESIPSIDMYAVGHFISDCPDTFDDYKLVLDVLMEILPDNPNDNRRVSYEMKEIIPRLESAGLADDERIEQLKQRYNL; this comes from the coding sequence ATGAAATTTGTTAAAGATGGTCCCATCATTCCCAATGATCTGATTCAAGCGCGCGATGAAGGCCGGGCGGTCTTTTTTTGCGGTGCCGGGGTATCTAAAGAGTCTGCGGGGATATGTGATTTTACCGAGTTGTGCGAAAGGGTAGCAGTAACCTTGCAGGTGCAGGATGAATCCCCGGTTCGCACTTTGATGAGGCAGGCCAAGGAAATTAATGGGCTTAAGCTTGGTAGCAGTCTTTTGTCAGTGGATCGAATTTTCGGGCTGCTGGAAAGGGATTTTTATATCAAGGATATTGAACGTGCTGTGGCTGAGGCTTTACAGCCAGAAGCCCCCGGCCTTGCTGCCCACGAAACACTCTTGAAGCTAGCAACAACCCCGCAGGATACGGTTCAGCTGGTCACAACAAATTTCGACCGTCTTTTCAGCGAATGCAACCCGGATCTTAACCTGATCAAACCGGGTAACCTTCCCAGAATTGGAGAGGGTGAACCTCTTGATGGAGTCGTACACCTGCACGGTGTGGTCAATAGGGATTATTCCGGTGCTGAAAACAGATTTGTCCTTTCCAGTTCCCAGTTCGGCAGGGCCTACCTTGGTGAGGGCTGGGCTACGGATTTTTTTAAAGCTATTGTTGAAAGGTATGTGGTAGTCTTTGTCGGTTACTCAGCAGAAGACGCTCCGGTGCAGTATTTTTTGGAGTCTTTAAAGTTCAAGGAAAGTAGTAGCTATCAGGTTTACGCTTTTCATGATCAGGCAACACCGGATCACTGGCGGGAAAAGAAAATTACAGCAATTCCATATTCGTCTAAGAACAATTTTAAAGAATTATGGGATACTTTGGGGGCATGGGCCAGAATGGTTTCCGAGCCTGAAAAATGGAGCCGTGAGGTATTGCAACTGGCTGCGCGCGGTCCGGTGGGATTGACCCCTTACGAACGGGAAAAGGTAGCGGGATTCGTTGTAACGGAGAAAGGGGCTCGGCAGTTTGCTGCAGTCAATCCTCCAATAGAGTGGATTTGTGTTTTTGATAAATTTCGCAGGTATGCAAGGCCCGGATATACTGATGATTTGACGGAAGGTAAGGAAGTTGACCCCTTTGAACGTTATTCTCTCGCCTCTGATATTCCCCCGGTTAGGAAGAAAAATAATAATGATTTAAATGTTCCTGAAGCGGTATGGGATATTTTTGATAATGAATTACAATTGCCTGCTCAAAATATCTCGCAGCCATCCATTCATTTGAATAAAGCTGCTCAGGTTTCAGGGAGTGTAGAGAAAATCATTTCTTGGCTTGCCGAGAATGTGGATGATCCCGCAGTAATTTGGTGGGTGGTCTCAAAAGAAGATTTGCATCCTTGGGTGAAAGGAACATTAAAGTTTGAAGTCCGTAGAAAACGTGAACAAATGGATATTACTCTTTTAGAGTCGTGGTACAGGATTTTTGAGGTTTGGCAATCTGGTAAGAGTGAAAGAGATTATGATTCTTCCATATTTGAACTTACTTCCATAATTAAAGAAAGAGGCTGGAGTAAACATCTACTGCACCGTTGGGCAGAGGCAATCCGTCCATACTTTAAAGCAGGGCACTATACTTTACGTTGGGCCGTGCCGCCAGTTCGTGAGAGTAGACCGGATGGAATGGTTAATTTTGATGTGGCTTACCCTCGTCTGAGTTTTAAATTTTCTCCTCCTATAGAATGGCTTCCGTATGCATTGTCTTTGCTGCGAAATAATTTGCTTTTAGCGGAAGCTTGGGAACTTGAGTACGGAAGATACAGAGTTTCGCATATCGGCACGATGCATCCCGGAAAGGATGATAGCACACTTGTTGATGGTAGTGATTTAAAGGGGTGGGTCTATGTTTTCAAATCATGGTTTACGTCCTTGATTGAAAACAACGAGTCCGCGGCTCGAAAAGAATTTATGAGTTGGGCTTATGAAGATTCCCCCATTTTTGACAGTTTTAAGTTGTGGTGTTGCAGCCTGCCGGATTTCCTTTCTCCTGATGAAGCAGGAGAGTCTTTGCTTGGGATTAGTGAAGAAAGTTTCTGGGATAATTACAAACAGCGCGACTTATTGATCGCTTTGAAGGATAGATGGGGTGATCTTTCAAACACACATCGCAGCCAGCTTGAAAAAAGACTTTTAGCTGGAGAGGACAAATGGGAAGGGATTGATGAAAAAGATTTCGAAATAGGATGGGCGGCAGGGATACTTGAGCGAATTCATTGGTTGTATAGCAGAGGGTGTCGGTTTTCATTTGATTTGGATGAAGAAACTAAGAAATTAAAATACTCTTGTCCCGATTGGACTTTTAAGCATTCCGAAAGAGCGGATAGGTCCTGGGGAATGAAAGTAAGTAGCTATAGTACTGATTTAGATTTTTCGTGTTTGGCTAATATCCAACTGGTAGAAGTCCTCTCTCGCGCAAAAGAATATTCAGTAGAGGATTGGGAGAACAAGGTTCAGAAAAGACCTTTCAAAGGGCTTTGCCAAAACAGACCTGTACGGGCTTTGTCAGCCTTGCGCGCTGCTGCTGATTCAGAAGACGCAGCGTGGGGTTGGAATGAATTTTTGAATTCTTGTGGTGAGGTAAAAAGTAAAGAGCGGTTTGCTATCCTTGTTGCACTACGTCTTTGCGAGCTTCCCGTAGAATTGTTGGGTAAAGTCCTTTATCATGTAAGTTCTTGGTTCTCTGGTAATTCTGTGATTCTAAGAGAGCAAAATAATGATGTCTACTTGAAGTTATTCAATGTTTTGTTGCAGGCAATAGAAGGACAAGAAGGCAAGGAAGATCTTGCAGTTGATTCTGACGCAGAAAGCAAGGATTGGAGTTCTCGTTTATGGAATTCACCTGTCAGGCATATTTTGGAGAGTCTTGAAAGTGATCCTAGACTTAGAGATAAATCCTGTACTGCTGAGAATTTAAAAGATTGGTTTGCGCTGCTTGAGAGGGTTTTAAATCTTCCGGGAACGGGGAAATTGTATGCCATAAATCATCTTACAGGGAACCTTGATTGGTATTACCGGATAGATCCAACATGGACAGAAATTAATCTTCTTTATGTGTTTGAAGAAGATACTCAGAATACAAAAGATGCTTTTTGGTCCGGTTTTCTTAGGGGAAATTATCTCACTGATGAATCTTTGTTTGAGCGTATTAAGCCAAGTTTGCTGCATTTTACCGAGAATTTTAGAGGGAAAGTAGGATATTACGGATATTCGTTATTGCCCGAATTGCTATTAAACAGTTGGGCTGGTGAAGCGGTTGATTATCATAATTTGATTTCAGATGACGAAATGCGCAAGGTTTTTGTGAATTGCGGTGATGGTTTGCGTTGTGAAATTCTTAATAGGATTAAATGGCTTTCAAAATCAAGCAAGTCAATACAGAGAGAAAACTGGGGGGCATTACAAGCAGAATTTGTACGCAGGACATGGCCCAAAGAAAAAACAGTTAGGACTCCTGAAGTTCAGAAGGGATTATTTAAATTGCTTTTCAGTAGTCCTGATTTTTTCGTTGAGAAGGCTGAGGCTATTTTGCCTCACTTAGAAAGTATACCTAGTATTGATATGTATGCTGTTGGACATTTTATCTCAGATTGTCCTGATACATTCGACGATTATAAATTAGTCCTTGATGTTTTGATGGAAATTTTGCCAGACAATCCTAACGATAATAGACGGGTATCTTATGAGATGAAAGAAATTATCCCCCGTCTCGAATCAGCCGGACTTGCCGATGATGAACGAATTGAACAGCTAAAACAAAGATATAATCTCTGA
- a CDS encoding DUF1566 domain-containing protein, whose amino-acid sequence MKKYSLLITITTLFICATSAWAGNYPIVDSGQEACFNNSRQIHCPDQDHGFYGQDAQYKGNQPRYKDNGDGTISDLVTGLMWVKERGPALTWQQAMDGAKDCRVGGHTDWRAPNIKELYSLIDFNGWVQATEKDSTPFINTDYFEFKFGDTSKGQRIIDCQDWSSTTYVSKTMGSNPTAFGVNFADGRIKGYGKKDPRGKRSKYIRYVRGNPDYGKNIYVDRKDGSVEDTATGLIWQQTDSVKKLNWKEALSYCENLNHAGRSDWRLPNVKELQSIVDYSRSPKTSGTAAIDPIFKVTDKESYYWSSTTHMDGPKPSHASYVAFGRALGYFAPPRSSNKKWMDVHGAGAQRSDPKSGNPDAFPNGRGPQGDDIRIYNYVRCVAGGGVEPYDPPYTKIPTWKGGSPNSFSDGMGTMGGNRQGFGKNQGMSRNQGRNSGMGQGMMQGGMGQGMGQGRGPGNGQGPPEEAFTACNGKSQGDECTVETPRGKLSGLCMSRGEQTFCVPEGHGRSGMRGGTRQ is encoded by the coding sequence ATGAAAAAATACAGCCTACTGATCACCATCACTACCTTATTCATCTGTGCAACATCCGCCTGGGCTGGAAACTACCCCATTGTGGACAGCGGGCAGGAAGCCTGTTTCAACAATTCCCGTCAGATTCACTGCCCGGACCAAGATCATGGATTCTACGGGCAGGACGCCCAATACAAAGGCAACCAGCCACGCTACAAGGATAACGGGGATGGCACAATCTCCGATCTGGTTACCGGCTTGATGTGGGTCAAGGAACGCGGCCCCGCACTGACCTGGCAGCAGGCTATGGACGGGGCCAAAGATTGCCGGGTGGGCGGACACACGGACTGGCGCGCCCCGAACATCAAAGAACTTTACTCACTAATCGACTTCAACGGCTGGGTACAGGCCACAGAAAAAGATTCCACCCCGTTTATCAATACGGACTACTTTGAATTCAAATTCGGTGACACTTCCAAAGGACAGCGCATCATCGATTGTCAGGACTGGTCCTCGACCACCTACGTGAGCAAGACCATGGGCAGCAATCCCACGGCTTTCGGAGTCAACTTTGCGGACGGACGCATCAAAGGCTACGGCAAGAAAGATCCCCGCGGCAAACGCAGCAAATACATCCGCTACGTACGCGGCAATCCAGATTACGGAAAAAATATATACGTTGACCGCAAGGACGGTAGTGTTGAAGACACTGCAACCGGATTAATCTGGCAACAGACCGACAGCGTCAAGAAGCTTAACTGGAAAGAAGCCTTGAGCTATTGCGAAAACCTCAATCACGCCGGACGCTCCGACTGGCGGCTGCCGAATGTAAAAGAGCTTCAATCCATTGTAGATTACTCCCGCAGCCCCAAGACCAGCGGCACCGCAGCCATTGATCCCATCTTCAAAGTAACGGACAAAGAATCTTACTACTGGTCATCCACCACCCACATGGACGGTCCCAAGCCTTCCCACGCCTCATACGTCGCTTTCGGACGCGCTTTAGGCTATTTCGCGCCCCCGCGCAGCAGTAATAAAAAATGGATGGACGTGCACGGGGCCGGAGCGCAGCGCAGTGATCCGAAATCCGGCAACCCCGATGCTTTCCCCAACGGACGCGGCCCGCAGGGCGACGACATCCGCATATACAATTACGTGCGTTGCGTTGCAGGAGGTGGAGTTGAACCATACGACCCGCCCTACACTAAAATCCCCACCTGGAAAGGCGGTTCTCCGAATTCCTTCTCAGATGGCATGGGAACTATGGGCGGTAACAGACAGGGATTCGGAAAAAATCAGGGAATGAGCAGAAATCAAGGCCGGAATTCCGGCATGGGCCAAGGTATGATGCAAGGAGGAATGGGGCAAGGCATGGGACAAGGCCGTGGCCCCGGCAACGGCCAAGGTCCGCCCGAAGAAGCTTTCACCGCCTGCAATGGCAAATCCCAAGGGGATGAATGTACAGTTGAAACCCCGCGCGGAAAACTTTCCGGCCTGTGCATGAGCCGGGGAGAACAGACTTTCTGCGTTCCCGAAGGGCATGGACGGAGCGGAATGCGCGGTGGAACTAGGCAATAA